Below is a genomic region from Zea mays cultivar B73 chromosome 9, Zm-B73-REFERENCE-NAM-5.0, whole genome shotgun sequence.
GGAACGGGTGGAGAGGAAGTTTATCGTGGGTGAGGGTGGGGTCAGAAGGATGGGGACGCGGATAGATTTGTCATCTAGTACGTTGGAAAAAGTCACCGCGTCATGTGCATGTGCAGGCTGCAATCTCCCACCCTCACCCTGGCCTGTCTACAACTGGCAGTGCATCCGGCGGGCGCGGGCGGGTCACCGTCACAGCAAATCCTTTTCCAAGCAATACCACGTTCATCTTTTACCTTTTGTAACGTACGCATGTTACTTTTGAGCTTTGACGAATTCCGTGGATCGGATTTGTCATGCTTCCATGGCTCATAAGTGCTCTCTTTTCTCATCGAATTTACACCTATATATACGAAATCTGTACACGGGAGCAGGAGGGCGGTCCAAATCAAATAAAAAAGGGTTCAAAAGTCAAAACCCGACACCCATCCATCAACCTGCAAGCTCGGCAAGTACTTCCCATGCCACCGTCATGAAGGAAATCAACCGATTAATAACCTGAGTAAATTAACCGACACCTGCACGCGGTCCGTACCCTAAACCCTCTCATCCGGGCCCACTCCCCATGGACCCACCTTATATGAAGCAAACCACAAGGTAAACAGAGATCAATTGCTTTAATTAACCAACCGTGTGTTGAGGCAGGCGACAGCGGGGATGAAAAAGTCATCCTAGAAGCATCGCATCTCGTGTCCGCGTCGTTCTGCGCTCCGCCTCATTCTTTCTACCTTCGTCTCTCTCTGTGACCACCTCCAcccctcctcttcttcttcctccccttcTCCCCCGATCTGCGGCGGGGTTGATTCGATTTCGATCCCCTTCTCCATCCGTCGCCCACCTCCCCGCCCAGGCAGCCAACGCAATCCGCTCCCCGAGGCGCCTCCCTGACCCTGACTCCCCTGCCCCCACAACGTGCGTGCTCACTCGCGGTCGGGCGGGCGGGGCCGGCACACTCACCGTCACCACACTTATTAATTCCTCTTCCGCGTCCGCGCTTCAAAAACCTCCTCCGGCTCGTCCCCCTCTAACCAGTCCCCAGTCCCGCGGCGGCCGCATTGCCCGCCGCCGCACCGTGTCCGGCTAGGACTAGGACCCCTGTTTGGGCTCTTGCGTTTCGATTCCTGGGTCGTCTGCAAGGAGTGTGGCCGACGGAGGGGGCCAAAATGTGGGCGGAGAGGGTGGTCGGCGAGCGCCGGATGCGGCAGATCCAGCGCTTCGCGCGGAACGCCAAGCTCACCGTCGTCTGCCTCCTCCTCACCGTAGTTGTGCTCCGCGGCACCGTCGGCGCCGGCCGCTTCGGCACGCCGCAGCAGGACCTCATCGAGCTCCGCCAGCACTTCGTCTCCCACCCGCACCGGGCGCTCGCGGAGCACCACGACGCCAGGTCCagggcctccaccaccaccacgtcgtcctcgtcctcgtcttCCTCCGGCCGCCGCGACGAGCCCGACCCACCGCCGAGGTCGCTCAGGGACCCGCCCTACACGCTGGGGCccaagatctccgactgggacgagcaGCGCGCCGCCTGGCACCGCCGCCACCCGGAGACGCCGCCTTTCCTCAACGACATCAAGCCACGGGTGCTGCTCGTCACGGGGTCCTCGCCCAAGCCCTGCGAGAACCCCGTCGGGGACCACTACCTCCTCAAGTCCATCAAGAACAAGATGGACTACTGCCGCGTCCACGGCATCGAGGTCTTCTACAACATGGCGCTGCTCGACGCCGAGATGGCCGGCTTCTGGGCCAAACTCCCGCTCATGCGGGCGCTGCTCCTCGCGCACCCGGAGGTCGAGTTCCTCTGGTGGATGGACTCTGACGCCATGTTCACCGACATGGCGTTCGAGCTCCCGTGGGAGCGCTACGGGCCATACAACCTGATCATGCACGGCTGGGACGAGATGGTCTACGACGACAAGAACTGGATTGGGCTCAACACCGGCAGCTTCTTGCTGCGCAACTGCCAGTGGTCGCTTGATATGCTGGATACCTGGGCGCCAATGGGGCCAAAGGGCCCTGTCCGCATCGAGGCCGGCAAGGTGCTGACCAAGTCCTTGAAGGATCGGCCAGTATTCGAGGCCGATGATCAGTCGGCCATGGTGTACATCCTCGCGACACAGCGCGAGAAATGGGGTGATAAGGTTTACCTTGAGAATGGGTACTACCTCCACGGCTACTGGGGGATCTTGGTCGACAGGTATGAGGAGATGCTTGAGAACTACAAGCCAGGGCTAGGTGATCACCGGTGGCCGCTCGTCACACATTTTGTCGGGTGCAAGCCATGCGGCAAATTTGGAGACTACCCTGTCGAGCGATGCCTCAAGAACATGGACCGTGCATTCAATTTTGGGGATAACCAGATCTTGCAGATGTATGGGTTCACACACAAGTCACTAGCAAGCAGGAGAGTGAAGAGGATCAGGAACGAGACCAGCAACCCGCTTGAGACGAAGGATGAGCTTGGGCTGCTTCATCCAGCATTCAAGGCTGTGAAGACTTCCACATGATAATTAGAGTACAGTTCCACTTGTTTATTTTGTTGGCTCGTTCTAGATCCTGTTGGGTCTATAATCCAAAGTGTTCTTTTTTGTAGAATCGGGTGACGACAGAAGTTTGGGTTGGGGTCATGGGATGGATATCTTTGTTGTAATGTGAGGTGTTAGGAGAATTATGTTATGTTTATTTATTGGCATAAGTTATGTCTTACACGTACAAATGAGTTAATGGATGAACTCAAGTTATTGGTTCAATGATAGATTTCAATGGAGTTTCCTGTTTTTTTTATTATTGCCGGGATTTATGTTAGGCTGTCTCCACTCTCTAGTAGACTGTGTATACTTAGACTCTACTGTTTATACAATAGGAGGTGAGATATAAAGTGCTGGAGAAGGCCAAAGTGTGGTAATAGCCCTGTAGGTGTTCTTAAATCAAGCTTGGTGTGTATATATAATCGATCACCAAAACGCGCAAAAGGCTTGCTAGGATGAATTTTGTTACCATGACGGGCAAGCTTATGTTCTTTTAGAAGTACTGTTATGCTGACTTTTGTATTGCAAGCTTCCATTAACATCGTGACGAGTTTACCTTAACAGCACTTCTTACAGTGGAATGCAACTGCAACTGGTTGTAGTCAATGCAGTGACATGGTGCTGTTAGCTTGGCAGGGACTTCTTGATATTATTATCGTCGGAAGATTCGACAACAGTTCCTTGGTTTCAAAATCGATCGCTACTGTCGATGGAATCAGTGCCAGTGCTGATGCGGGGTTGTGCAAATAACTGGAGATAGATTTGTATGGTCTTTCCATTACCGGGGAATAGCTTGCCTATCAATGCATGCTGCCTTCTGTTGGATCCCAGCAGAATTTCGTAGGCATCTGTGAAGTGTGAACAGCATCGCCGCAGAAGTGCATATGGATCTGGAAACTATATGATTCTTCAGCAACCTGTGTCAGGAAAATTATAAAATTGATCCTACGAAATCAACGATTCGCCTATCTCCGTGCCGAGGTAATTACAGCTCGTACTCCAATCAGTCATCTTTTCTCCTCTTTTCTAGGTGGTCAACTTCCATAGATACTGGCGTACCACTGCCAAAGAATAGTATCGGAGGCTCTTACAGAGGTTTGATAGGTCTGATGCAAGGACAAATAGACACAGGACTATTCCATGAATATGGTGAGACTGATTCAAATCCATGACCAGGTAACTTAACGAGCAGCGAGATATGAGAGGTTTGGTAGATCTGATGTAAGGATAATAAACCGACGCAAACCTTTTTCATAATTGTAGAAAGACCGTTTCAAATCCGTTATCTGATAACTCATGCTACTCTACGAGACCCGCCCTTCGCTGGGTACTATTATTATTTACATACGAAGAAGCGATTTGACTTAATTTTAGCGAATTAAATCATGCATCACCTCTACTTCTGGACGTCTGGTGTCCCAAATGCTGTCGAGTTCTTATTGATACCATCTTTCTTTATAAGAGGGGCACAGAAGCTGCATCAGTGCTCACCTGTACAGCTGCTTTAATCTCCTCGCGGCTTCGATGATGTTCTCTCTGTGCCCGAACGCGCTGACCCTCACAAAGCCTTCGCCGCCCGGTCCGAATCCACTGCCAGGAGTAGTGACCACATCCGCCTTCTCCAGGATCTCGGCGAACACATCCCACGAACTGCGGCCAGGGAAGTGCACCCACACGTAAGGAGCGTTCTTGGCACCGTACACGTTGAACCCAAGCGATGTAAATGTCTCAGCGATTATTTCGGTGTTCTCCTTGTAGAAGCCAACAACACCATGCATAGCCTGCAAGGGAACAAACAGATTAAAAAGAAGGAAACGACGATGCAGACGAACAGTCTGAGAATTCCAAGGACCAGGAATCCTACCTTCAGCCCCTCTGGAGAGAGGCAAGCTAAACCACCAGCTTCCGCAATGTTCGATGCGCCATTGAAGCAAGTGCAAACTATGCGGTTGAAATCTTTAGCGACTTGATGTCCATCTGAGAAAAGGAGCTCCTTGGGGACAACAGTCCAACCTAGACGGACACCAGTGAACCCAGCATACTTCGAGAACGAAGCTGTCTCAATAGCAACCTGTACATACACAAAACCACCACAGAGAATAGGGTGCGACTAGTTATCATAGCACTGGCACTGTAACTTTGAGGCTAACCATGCAACTAGGACATTTTAAACACTCCAATATGTACATCCGTTCTTGAATATTTGTCGTTCACTAGTTTATTTTTGGACTaaaacgcgacaaataaaaaagaacggagtgaTATGAACAGGTAGATATTGGAACATATAGCCTACCTCCTTTGCTCCAGGAATTTCAAAGATGGACTTTGGGCTGTCATCTGATATGTACACTGCATAAGCAGAATCATAGACTATAATGGACCTGTTGTCCTTTGCAAATTTTACTAATCTGGTTAGCTGGTCCCGAGATGCAGCGGCACCTGTAGGATTGTTGGGTGAGCAAAAGAAGATAATATCTGTCCGGGGGACAGTTGACAGGTCAGGAAAAAATCCATTTTCTGGACTGCATCTCATGTATTCGACGTTTCCATACTTCTGAACATCTTGCTGATATAAGCCAGTTTGGCCCGTGCTAACACTTGAATCAACATATGCCTGTCAAAAATGGAAGGCATGCTTTATTTTCAACAGACAATATTTAAAATGTATCACAATTATCATCACGCATAAGTCTAGAATCATTCACATGAAAAGTGCAAGTAACAGACAGTTACAAGTAATTCAAGAGCTCTCTTACATGGTATGCTGGATCTTGGACCGAAATTGTCACATTAGATCCAAAAAGTACCTGAAATGTTGAATTAGGAGAATCGTTAGCAAACAATTTAAGATGAATTGTAAATTTAAGAATGGAAGAGTCAAATCTGCTTTGGTACCTGCAAGCGAGATATGTTACATTTGGCACCATCAGAGACAAATATGTCTGAATCTTCAATACCAAGGTCCGCATAGTAGGTTGCAGCAATAGCTGCTCTGAGTTTCTGCATTAGCAATCATCATGGCATTTTATGACGCTGAAGAAGCTTATACATGAAATTTAAGAACAGAGCATGACAATCTGCTTTAAACTAAGAAGTAATACATTAGAAAACAGTAACCCTTAATAATTAGAGAATCAGATATCGTAACAATAAGAAGTTAAAGAAACAGTAATCTTTTGATCAACAAATCCTCAATCTGCCTCAAAGAACTTATAAATAAAAGACGACCTATCTTTGTGTCCAGTTTTCTCCATGAAATATTTATGTAAAGCTTCACATAGTATAGATGTTAAGTAAGTATCTGAATTAGCCTGTTAATGCAATGAAAATTGCTGATAACACCACACGGTACCTTTTCACCTTGCTCAACTCCATAACTGTTGTAGCCATCAATTGTTGACAAGGCATGTGCTGGTCTCTATGTTTATGAATAGACAGATAAAAAATAATGTAATTGTAAAAAAGAGATATTCAGCAGCAATAAATGCAAGTGTTTTTTTTCAACTATAAAACTGAAAGTACCGGAACACTGAGATTTCTTTTGTGGGTTGAATATATATGATTAACAGGACACTAGTTTGACACGAAGGTACCTCTGCCATGGCATTGGTGATGGCATCTGGAATGGGCTCGCTAGTGTCACCTATGCCAAGGCTTATAATTTTGGCATCTGGATGCTTCAGCAAATGATCTGCTCTTCTCCTGGCAATCTGCAGATAAAAAATAATGTAATTGTAAAAAAGAGATATTCAGCAGCAACAAATGCAAGTGTTTTTTTAACTATAAAACTGAAAGTACCGGAACACTGAGATTTCTTTTGTGGGTTGAATATATATGATTAACAGGACACTAGTTTGACACGAA
It encodes:
- the LOC100283706 gene encoding glycosyltransferase 5, translated to MWAERVVGERRMRQIQRFARNAKLTVVCLLLTVVVLRGTVGAGRFGTPQQDLIELRQHFVSHPHRALAEHHDARSRASTTTTSSSSSSSSGRRDEPDPPPRSLRDPPYTLGPKISDWDEQRAAWHRRHPETPPFLNDIKPRVLLVTGSSPKPCENPVGDHYLLKSIKNKMDYCRVHGIEVFYNMALLDAEMAGFWAKLPLMRALLLAHPEVEFLWWMDSDAMFTDMAFELPWERYGPYNLIMHGWDEMVYDDKNWIGLNTGSFLLRNCQWSLDMLDTWAPMGPKGPVRIEAGKVLTKSLKDRPVFEADDQSAMVYILATQREKWGDKVYLENGYYLHGYWGILVDRYEEMLENYKPGLGDHRWPLVTHFVGCKPCGKFGDYPVERCLKNMDRAFNFGDNQILQMYGFTHKSLASRRVKRIRNETSNPLETKDELGLLHPAFKAVKTST
- the LOC103639249 gene encoding probable LL-diaminopimelate aminotransferase, chloroplastic, with translation MRSASSSRLTPSTRRSMSSVFVCFPMNTSNRRSLPASRVSMTSHRRPAGRVSVDMRCVSRPTAVDMCTTKTNNVPRYANMSKLQAGYLFPEIARRRTDHLLKHPDAKIISLGIGDTSEPIPDAITNAMAEIARRRADHLLKHPDAKIISLGIGDTSEPIPDAITNAMAEIARRRADHLLKHPDAKIISLGIGDTSEPITDAITNAMAEIARRRADHLLKHPDAKIISLGIGDTSEPIPDAITNAMAERPAHALSTIDGYNSYGVEQGEKKLRAAIAATYYADLGIEDSDIFVSDGAKCNISRLQVLFGSNVTISVQDPAYHAYVDSSVSTGQTGLYQQDVQKYGNVEYMRCSPENGFFPDLSTVPRTDIIFFCSPNNPTVYISDDSPKSIFEIPGAKEVAIETASFSKYAGFTGVRLGWTVVPKELLFSDGHQVAKDFNRIVCTCFNGASNIAEAGGLACLSPEGLKAMHGVVGFYKENTEIIAETFTSLGFNVYGAKNAPYVWVHFPGRSSWDVFAEILEKADVVTTPGSGFGPGGEGFVRVSAFGHRENIIEAARRLKQLYR